One window of Oryza brachyantha chromosome 12, ObraRS2, whole genome shotgun sequence genomic DNA carries:
- the LOC102702241 gene encoding UPF0481 protein At3g47200-like, which yields MAASVDGKKRAWVADLERGLAGGGGADARTEFALWARHSVHRVPAAVRELHPHAYRPQVVSLGPFHHGDERLLPMERHKRRAVAHLLRRSGRTAGELVPAVEAVAPQLEDAYQDLGDEWRGEQNRERFLEVMVTDGCFLLEMMRTAKRGGGGMPDEASSVYAPNDPVFGRHGALYVVPYVRRDMLIVENQLPLLLLHKLVAVESGRVPDDMGQVEYQVNKMVLRFISPSCNSPPPAKERSELHPLDLFRRSLLSGPYQRTRAAAARDADGHDEDASDIIRSATELYEAGVQFRRSKTTSLHDVAFRRGVLSLPLLVVDDSTEYTLLNLMAFERLHAGAGNDVTSYVFFMDNLIDSARDVALLTSKGIIQNAVGSDKAVAALFNGLSRDVPLGTGGELDAVQRAVNTYCRKPCHVWRANLVHTYFRSPWAFMSLAAAVFLLALTVTQTVYTVLPFYKGGSGAGGTSPSSYAAPAPR from the exons ATGGCGGCGTCCGTCGACGGGAAGAAGAGGGCGTGGGTGGCCGACCTGGAGAGAGGCctcgcaggcggcggcggcgccgacgcgcGCACGGAGTTCGCGCTGTGGGCGAGGCACTCCGTCCACCGCGTGCCGGCCGCCGTCAGGGAGCTGCACCCGCACGCGTACCGGCCGCAGGTGGTGTCGCTGGGCCCCTTCCaccacggcgacgagcgcctGCTGCCCATGGAGCGGCACaagcgccgcgccgtcgcgcacCTCCTGCGGCGGTCGGGAAGGACGGCGGGGGAGCTCGTCCCGGCCGTGGAGGCCGTGGCGCCGCAGCTGGAGGACGCGTACCAGGACCTCGGCGACGAGTGGCGGGGTGAGCAGAACAGGGAGAGGTTCTTGGAGGTGATGGTCACCGACGGGTGCTTCCTGCTGGAGATGATGAGGACGGCgaagcgcggcggcggcggcatgccgGACGAAGCGAGCAGCGTCTACGCGCCCAATGACCCTGTATTCGGCCGCCATGGCGCGTTGTACGTGGTGCCGTACGTCCGCCGCGACATGCTCATCGTCGAGAACCAActgcccctcctcctccttcacaagctcgtcgccgtcgagagCGGCAGAGTCCCCGACGACATG GGACAAGTGGAATATCAAGTCAACAAGATGGTACTGAGGTTTATCTCGCCGTCGTGcaactcgccgccgccggcgaaggaACGCAGCGAGCTCCACCCGCTCGACCTCTTCCGCAGGAGCCTTCTCAGTGGCCCCTACCAGCGaacacgcgccgccgccgcgagggaTGCGGACGGCCACGACGAGGATGCCAGCGACATCATCCGGTCGGCCACGGAGCTCTACGAGGCGGGAGTCCAGTTCAGGAGGAGCAAGACGACAAGCCTCCACGACGTCGCCTtccgccgcggcgtcctcAGCCTcccgctcctcgtcgtcgacgactcCACCGAGTACACGCTCCTCAACCTGATGGCATTCGAGCGGctccacgccggcgccggcaacgACGTGACGTCCTACGTCTTCTTCATGGACAACCTCATCGACTCGGCCCGCGACGTGGCGCTGCTCACCTCGAAGGGGATCATACAGAACGCCGTCGGCAGCGAcaaggcggtggcggcgctgtTCAACGGCCTCTCCAGGGACGTCCCGCtgggcaccggcggcgagctcgacgCCGTCCAGAGGGCGGTGAACACGTACTGCCGGAAGCCGTGCCACGTGTGGCGCGCCAACCTGGTGCACACCTACTTCCGGAGCCCCTGGGCGTTCAtgtccctcgccgccgccgtcttcctcctcgccctgACCGTCACGCAGACCGTCTACACCGTCCTGCCGTTCTACAAGGGCGGcagtggcgccggcggcactTCGCCGTCGTCGTACGCTGCTCCGGCTCCACGTTGA
- the LOC102702521 gene encoding UPF0481 protein At3g47200-like, with the protein MASWRTAAEESAWVVEVEKAARHGDPSAEAARWRRHSVYRVPACIKDLNRRAYRPQVVSLGPFHHGDPDLLPMEEHKRRALLHFLRRGGAGPSTSRPLAQLAAAAVADAAEQLVGAYQGLADEWRRGTPPEPEALAKKREWFLEMMVTDGCFLLEVMRTASGWEANDYADDDPVFSGHGLLYNVPYIRRDMIMMENQLPLLVLEKLVAVESGIKENEDFVNRLVQRFLSPTAWPPATGVGLALHPLDVLRRSLLAGPAASPRTPPETAATDDIIRSAEELYEAGIRFGRSPTSSLLDIRFHGGVLYLPAIAVDDTTEYILLNLMAFERLHAGAGNDVTAYVFFMDNMIDSARDVALLTARRVVYNTVGSDKAVARLFSGLSRDVVLEPESALDGVHRQVNAYCRRRWHRWRANLVHTYFRSPWSFLSLAAAVFLLVLTVMQTVYTVLPFYKGG; encoded by the exons ATGGCGTcgtggcggacggcggcggaggagagcgcgtgggtggtggaggtggagaagGCGGCGCGCCACGGCGACccgtcggcggaggcggcgcggtggcgccgccacTCCGTCTACCGCGTCCCGGCGTGCATCAAGGACCTGAACCGCCGCGCCTACCGGCCGCAGGTGGTGTCCCTCGGCCCCTTCCACCACGGCGACCCCGACCTCCTCCCCATGGAGGAGCACAAgcgccgcgcgctcctccacttcctccgccgcggcggcgccggcccctCCACCTCCAGGCCGCtcgcccagctcgccgccgccgccgtcgccgacgccgccgagcaGCTGGTGGGCGCGTACCAGGGCCTCGCCGACGAGTGGCGCCGCGGcacgccgccggagccggaggcgcTGGCGAAGAAGAGGGAGTGGTTCCTGGAGATGATGGTGACCGACGGGTGCTTCCTGCTGGAGGTGATGAGGACGGCGTCCGGGTGGGAGGCGAACGACtacgccgacgacgacccgGTGTTCAGCGGCCATGGCCTGCTCTACAACGTGCCCTACATCCGCCGCGACATGATCATGATGGAGAACCAGCTGCCGCTGCTCGTCCTCGAgaagctcgtcgccgtcgagagCGGCATCAAGGAG AACGAGGACTTCGTCAACCGGTTAGTGCAGAGGTTCTTGTCGCCGACGGCGTGGCCTCCGGCCACCGGCGTCGGGCTGGCGCTCCACCCGCTCGACGTCCTCCGGCGgagcctcctcgccggcccTGCCGCGTCGCCACGGAcgccgccggagacggcggccaccGACGACATCATCCGGTCGGCGGAGGAGCTCTACGAGGCCGGCATCCGGTTCGGGCGTAGCCCGACGAGCAGCCTCCTCGACATCCGCTTCCACGGCGGTGTGCTCTACCTcccggccatcgccgtcgacgacacCACCGAGTACATCCTCCTCAACCTGATGGCGTTCGAGCGGctccacgccggcgccggcaatgACGTCACCGCCTACGTCTTCTTCATGGACAACATGATCGACTCGGCGCGCGACGTGGCGCTGCTGACGGCGCGGCGGGTCGTGTACAACACCGTCGGCAGCGACAAGGCGGTGGCGCGGTTGTTCAGCGGCCTGTCCCGCGACGTGGTGCTGGAGCCGGAGAGCGCGCTCGACGGCGTGCACCGGCAGGTGAACGCCTActgccgccggcggtggcacCGGTGGCGTGCCAACCTGGTGCACACCTACTTCCGGAGCCCCTGGTCGttcctctccctcgccgccgccgtcttcctcctcgtcctgACCGTCATGCAGACCGTCTACACCGTCCTGCCGTTCTACAAGGGTGGCTAA